The nucleotide sequence ATTTCatcatcatttattatatttgtatcttcaatcttttttttttttcgttctCTTCTTAATCTAtttaattgtttattttcatttatgcATTccaaatcattttttgattttattattgGTAAAGCCACCGATTTCAAGCAAACATTAAAATTGGGAACAACCAAATTACTAGCCTTATTTATGCTCTTATTCTTTATGCTATTATTACTGGCTTTATACTTGCTTAACCAGCAACTCGAGGTTACTTGGATGCTATCTTCATATTCTTCAGTTATCATTTTAGATATCACAAGAAACTagtttaacttttttttatgtttgtAATTACACATTGTGTGTGCATACCCTCAAAAAAAGGGAAGACGCTTAAAGCATAGATAACACAGTAATAAGAACAATAAAGGCAAAAAGGGGTATAATAGTaagaatattaaaaaatataaggcGAACAATCATAACATATAAAGCTgggtgtaaaaaaaataaaaatatgcttaagaataataatgataaaaattgtgCATATGCACCCCCTCAAACTCAAAAGAATAGCTAGccataaacaaaaaaaaaaaatatataatatacaaccaaattaaatttaagaatataaatattttacatattgaatattattttttaaatacataatattgtcataagtatatatattatattatgcatatttttatctatacaatattaagtataaatatattgaatgCGAcgatttttaaatttggcaaattattgtatatatgatgAGCACACATAATACACATTATGATAAgtaactttttatttatgtcatattaattttaagaacaaaaaaaaaaaaaaaataataaatgataaaacaaaatattacctaatgaaaaataataagttaAAGTGTAATAAAAGCAATACaacataattaaaaaaacaaaacaatattgcacataattaaaaaaaattatgctaaaaaatgaatttaaattaatgtAATCCCaaacttttaaaatgttacaacaaataaaattatttaaatccaaatatgtaaaaatacatatacatcATTTTATGTATGCACATATAACATACAATATAAGGCTTATTCTTGTTTTACTTTGGCAAacctattttttattatatattccttaaggcaaataaaaaatagtttatttaaatttcttttattagcTAACATTTCCACATAAGTGTATGCATATTGTCATTTCTTTTGTTCTCTTTATTGCTTCATCCCCATTCTAGGCTTAATTTTTGGCTGACAAAACAACTTCCCTCTTTTCATTTGATTGTATGAAACTAGCTTGTTGTTTGTAAAACATTGATAGTTGTTCTTTTGGTTTTGTAAAATCatcaaaatgataatttgCATAACTATAgagaaattttatttttttattgacatatttaaaaagtttttgGTCTTGAAAAGTCATAATAACTTCGGAAGCATTATTtcctttattatataaatgatctttttttttatttatttttccaatttcttttttaaatattttttttgttttatgtaAACACCTAAGAACAAGATCTTTTAAatctaatatttttgtcacATCAGTTATAAcattgtataaaatattcttttctCTTgcaatttcattattttcaagtATTCTTTGAAATAAGTTATTAATCGTGTTTAGCGCATTTGATTCTGGCATAGTAGATCTGTTTAATGAGCTCGCTAATTCCAATAGTAAATAACAGAActctttattatatatagacttattatatattcgtaacaaataacaatatgaatatattatttcaacaattataaaaatcacatttttatttacatttttagcACAACATATATGTTCTggtatttccattttttttataacacaATTAAGCCACCAAGGGTCAAATGTTCctaaatataaattcatatcattattttttaaaaatgataaaaattgttttttttcagtttGATTTAAATCATCTAATGTTAATTTGTCTTTTAATGCTAAGTCAGTAAGAACTTTATATCGCTTATTGCTTATACaccatttttttgaataccCACTAATTTTTTCAGTTTCACTATCATCACTCCCACTATGCTCCATATcctcattttcattttcactACTATCTCTAGCACTTTTatccttttcattttttattttttcatctttaaTTTGGCTAGATTCATTTCCTAAAATAGCTTCTTCAATGgtgttcatataattttcaccATCAATATGctcattatcattatttttatcgcatgaataattttcttcaacattttcatcataaaatttttttaatttaaatttaaattcttttatatcatGCTCTTtaactatattattttttattttttcattgaCTTGattttccaaaaaattagtaacacatttattattatgccCTTTGTAGCATTCAAGACTACAATACACTATTTCACAAGATGGGCAAACATAttgaaatgttttttttttgcatacctcacatgtttttttcatggTTATaagtttttcatttaaactatgtttatatatttgaatattatttatacacGCATGGATTTCTATCTAACTCGCGTATAGTATCATATACTACTTCAGGGGGCTGTGCAAAATAGtaacaaataaaacattactttttttat is from Plasmodium chabaudi chabaudi strain AS genome assembly, chromosome: 8 and encodes:
- a CDS encoding zinc finger protein, putative, giving the protein MKKTCEVCKKKTFQYVCPSCEIVYCSLECYKGHNNKCVTNFLENQVNEKIKNNIVKEHDIKEFKFKLKKFYDENVEENYSCDKNNDNEHIDGENYMNTIEEAILGNESSQIKDEKIKNEKDKSARDSSENENEDMEHSGSDDSETEKISGYSKKWCISNKRYKVLTDLALKDKLTLDDLNQTEKKQFLSFLKNNDMNLYLGTFDPWWLNCVIKKMEIPEHICCAKNVNKNVIFIIVEIIYSYCYLLRIYNKSIYNKEFCYLLLELASSLNRSTMPESNALNTINNLFQRILENNEIAREKNILYNVITDVTKILDLKDLVLRCLHKTKKIFKKEIGKINKKKDHLYNKGNNASEVIMTFQDQKLFKYVNKKIKFLYSYANYHFDDFTKPKEQLSMFYKQQASFIQSNEKREVVLSAKN